Proteins from one Chroococcidiopsis sp. CCMEE 29 genomic window:
- a CDS encoding DUF3368 domain-containing protein — MIVVSDTSPLCYLLVIEGIEVLPQLFGRVIIPQRVRDELLAPGAPKLVQEWISQPPDWLEVQTIPDQIDAALNQLDVGEQEAITLALQLQADLILLDDLAARRIATQLQLEIVGLLGILSSAAEKGIVDFSSVIARLQQTSFRASPKLIQSLLQQHHSEDK, encoded by the coding sequence ATGATTGTTGTTTCGGACACTTCGCCTCTGTGCTACTTACTAGTAATTGAAGGAATTGAAGTTTTACCCCAGTTGTTTGGTCGAGTGATTATTCCTCAAAGAGTACGTGATGAGTTATTAGCCCCCGGTGCTCCTAAACTTGTTCAAGAGTGGATATCACAGCCGCCAGATTGGTTAGAGGTGCAAACCATTCCAGATCAAATTGATGCAGCCTTAAATCAGTTGGATGTGGGAGAGCAGGAAGCCATTACCTTAGCTCTTCAACTACAAGCAGATTTAATTTTATTAGATGACTTGGCAGCAAGACGCATAGCAACCCAGTTGCAACTAGAGATTGTCGGTTTGCTAGGTATTCTTAGTTCTGCGGCAGAGAAAGGAATAGTTGATTTTTCCTCTGTGATCGCTCGTCTACAACAAACCTCATTTCGAGCCTCACCAAAATTGATTCAGTCGCTTTTGCAGCAGCACCACTCAGAAGATAAGTAG
- a CDS encoding UPF0175 family protein, with product MQIQIAIPDNVAHSLEAKWGSLERKLLEMLVIAAYQEGSLSAGKVREMLGMSTRLEVDAFLKEKGVYLHYDEADFEQDVSTMRRLEQEGQLKR from the coding sequence ATGCAAATTCAAATTGCCATACCAGATAACGTCGCCCATTCTTTAGAGGCAAAATGGGGCAGTTTAGAACGGAAGTTACTAGAAATGCTAGTAATCGCCGCCTATCAAGAAGGCTCGCTCAGTGCTGGTAAAGTGCGAGAAATGCTGGGTATGTCTACGAGGTTAGAAGTCGATGCGTTTCTAAAAGAGAAGGGTGTATATCTGCACTACGATGAGGCTGATTTTGAACAAGATGTATCAACTATGCGAAGGCTGGAACAAGAGGGACAGCTAAAGCGGTAA
- the cobN gene encoding cobaltochelatase subunit CobN, which produces MHRINATPGGWTPQAEGVIFLKQTPAPLVFLTAADTDIQTLAAAVAKLPNNFPAVRVANLLQLQQQLTIDTYAEDILEQAQVIILRLLGGRSYWSYGLEAVQETVQRTGAALFVMPGDDRPDPDLITLSTVSLSAVNHLWRYFTEGGVENIVNALQFAADICLETNYAPPPPQLVPRVGLYPWQLGEGSGVRGQGLEEQGEQGEQGEKIHRVTASPRHRVLFLTPRPSSLAPHLSPLAPKVGILFYRAHYLAGNTFPIDALCQALVERNLEPVPVFVSSLRDPDVQADLLPYFQPKEGIHLLLNTTSFSLARLETETPQLDLWQQLDVPVLQVILSSGSTEAWKSQFQGLSPRDMAMNVALPEVDGRIISRAVSFKAVQAWNSDLETDVVVYDPVSDRFAFVAELAERWVNLRSSPLQERKIALILANYPNRDGRLANGVGLDTPASCVEILKALQQTGYKVENVPQTGDELMQLLTSGVTNDPESKELRALRQQLSLEEYQQYFATLPQTVQQEICDRWGGIEQGEQGENSPLTPHPSPLAPFPIAGIQLGNIFVGIQPARGYEVDPALNYHAPDLEPTHAYLAFYYWLRQRFGADAVVHVGKHGNLEWLPGKSVALSKQCYPEVAFGALPHFYPFIVNDPGEGAQAKRRAQAVILDHLTPPMTRAELYGPLQQLENLIDEYYEAQSLDPSRLPMIGDRITQVIVQENLHQDLGMELEDASDLQTTKIQNFLTRADGYLCELKEAQIRDGLHIFGQCPPTPQLRDLIVAIARHPGVNRLGLTQAIAQDWGLDFDPLTADFSTQLSTLSYQLLTDNIQQPCRTVGDAVAVLEKHAAKLVEQLLQNAGERQEIAETIQSKIQNPKSKIGSPLAPELDWISDRLLPALRQTDREITQLLRGLDGRYIPSGPSGAPTRGRPEVLPTGRNFYSVDIRAIPTETAWDVGRKAAEALIERYTQENGEYPKTLGLSVWGTSTMRTGGDDIAEALALLGVQPVWDGVSRRVVDFEILPVSILGRPRVDVTLRISGFFRDAFANLIDLFDQAVVAVAALDEPLEQNPLAAQVRCETQFWQTAGLTPQQAEARSRYRIFGSKPGAYGAGLQGLIEAQNWTDDQDLARAYINWSCYAYSRSDEGRAAPEAFEQRLQQIQVVLHNQDNREHDLLDSDDYYQFQGGLTAAVRSVRGQNPQTFFGDNSLPSNPRIRQLKEEIARVYRSRVVNPKWIAGVMRHGYKGAFEMAATVDYLFAYDATAKCVEDHMYQGVAAAYLFDSTVQKFMQEKNPWALRDMAERLLEAHQRGLWQDVKQEMIDRLRSLVHQAEAVIEER; this is translated from the coding sequence ATGCATCGTATCAATGCAACGCCTGGAGGTTGGACACCTCAAGCAGAAGGCGTAATTTTTCTTAAACAAACCCCAGCACCTTTAGTATTTTTAACTGCCGCTGATACTGACATTCAAACCCTAGCAGCAGCAGTTGCCAAATTACCAAATAACTTTCCAGCAGTGCGAGTCGCCAATCTTCTGCAATTGCAGCAACAACTGACAATTGACACTTATGCAGAAGACATCTTGGAACAAGCTCAGGTGATTATCTTGCGGCTGCTGGGAGGACGCTCCTATTGGTCTTATGGCTTAGAAGCAGTGCAAGAAACAGTGCAGCGTACTGGTGCTGCACTATTTGTGATGCCAGGAGACGATCGCCCCGATCCGGATTTAATTACGCTCTCAACAGTTTCCTTGTCAGCCGTTAATCATCTATGGCGCTACTTTACCGAGGGCGGAGTCGAAAACATTGTCAATGCCCTTCAGTTTGCCGCCGATATTTGCCTTGAAACTAACTACGCTCCACCACCACCTCAATTGGTTCCGCGTGTTGGTTTATATCCCTGGCAACTGGGAGAGGGGTCAGGGGTCAGGGGTCAGGGATTAGAAGAGCAGGGGGAGCAAGGGGAGCAGGGGGAGAAAATTCACCGCGTCACCGCGTCACCGCGTCACCGTGTCCTCTTCCTCACCCCTCGCCCCTCGTCTCTCGCCCCTCATCTCTCGCCCCTCGCCCCTAAAGTTGGCATTCTGTTCTACCGCGCCCATTACCTAGCTGGAAATACTTTTCCAATTGATGCACTTTGTCAAGCATTGGTTGAAAGAAATTTGGAACCTGTGCCGGTCTTTGTCTCTTCCCTGCGCGATCCTGATGTGCAAGCAGATCTTTTACCGTACTTCCAGCCTAAAGAGGGAATTCATCTGCTGCTGAATACAACCAGTTTTTCCCTGGCACGGTTGGAGACTGAAACACCTCAACTGGACTTGTGGCAGCAATTGGATGTACCGGTATTGCAGGTTATCCTCAGTAGTGGTTCAACAGAAGCGTGGAAATCTCAGTTTCAGGGACTTTCACCACGCGATATGGCGATGAATGTGGCTCTGCCAGAAGTGGATGGGCGAATTATTAGCCGTGCTGTTTCCTTTAAGGCTGTGCAAGCCTGGAACTCAGATCTGGAAACTGATGTGGTGGTTTATGACCCAGTGAGCGATCGCTTTGCCTTTGTTGCTGAGCTAGCAGAGCGTTGGGTAAACCTACGTTCTTCCCCACTGCAAGAGCGGAAAATTGCCCTGATTTTGGCTAACTATCCTAACCGCGACGGTCGCCTTGCCAATGGGGTGGGATTAGACACTCCAGCTAGTTGTGTAGAAATACTGAAAGCTCTACAACAGACTGGGTATAAGGTGGAGAATGTACCGCAGACTGGGGATGAACTGATGCAACTCTTAACATCTGGGGTAACAAATGACCCAGAAAGTAAAGAGTTACGAGCGTTACGACAACAGCTAAGCTTGGAGGAATATCAACAGTATTTTGCAACGTTGCCCCAGACAGTGCAGCAGGAGATTTGTGATCGCTGGGGAGGAATTGAGCAGGGGGAGCAGGGGGAGAATTCACCCCTCACCCCTCACCCCTCGCCCCTCGCCCCGTTTCCAATTGCAGGAATCCAACTTGGCAATATCTTCGTGGGAATTCAACCAGCGCGGGGGTATGAGGTTGACCCAGCTTTAAATTATCACGCCCCGGATTTAGAACCGACTCATGCTTATTTGGCTTTTTACTATTGGCTAAGGCAACGTTTTGGTGCTGATGCAGTTGTGCATGTGGGCAAACACGGAAATCTAGAGTGGCTACCAGGTAAAAGTGTCGCTTTATCAAAACAGTGTTATCCAGAAGTTGCTTTTGGTGCATTGCCCCATTTTTATCCGTTTATTGTTAACGATCCGGGTGAAGGAGCGCAAGCCAAGCGTCGCGCTCAAGCTGTAATTCTGGATCACTTAACACCGCCAATGACTCGTGCGGAACTATATGGTCCTTTGCAGCAGTTGGAAAATCTGATTGATGAGTATTACGAAGCTCAAAGCTTAGATCCATCAAGACTACCGATGATCGGCGATCGCATCACCCAGGTGATTGTCCAAGAAAATCTACATCAAGACCTGGGTATGGAACTAGAGGACGCATCGGATTTACAGACAACCAAAATCCAAAATTTCCTGACCCGCGCAGATGGCTATCTGTGTGAATTGAAGGAAGCGCAGATCCGCGATGGCTTGCATATTTTTGGGCAGTGTCCGCCAACCCCCCAATTACGAGATTTAATTGTGGCGATCGCCCGCCACCCTGGTGTCAATCGTCTCGGTTTAACTCAGGCGATCGCTCAGGATTGGGGGCTAGATTTCGATCCGCTTACAGCAGATTTCAGCACTCAGCTATCAACACTCAGCTATCAGCTTTTAACTGATAACATTCAACAACCCTGTCGCACAGTAGGAGATGCAGTTGCAGTATTAGAAAAACATGCCGCCAAATTAGTAGAACAACTATTGCAGAACGCAGGAGAGAGACAGGAGATAGCAGAGACAATTCAATCTAAAATCCAAAATCCAAAATCTAAAATCGGGTCGCCCCTCGCCCCTGAACTAGACTGGATAAGCGATCGCCTCCTCCCTGCCTTGCGGCAAACAGATCGAGAAATTACCCAGTTATTACGTGGATTAGATGGTCGATATATCCCCAGTGGTCCATCCGGTGCGCCGACCAGGGGCCGTCCAGAAGTCTTGCCCACGGGTCGTAACTTCTACTCAGTTGACATTCGCGCGATTCCTACAGAAACTGCCTGGGATGTTGGTCGTAAGGCAGCAGAAGCACTGATTGAACGCTATACCCAAGAAAATGGGGAATATCCCAAAACGCTAGGATTATCAGTTTGGGGAACCTCCACTATGCGAACTGGAGGTGATGATATTGCTGAAGCACTGGCTTTACTGGGTGTTCAACCGGTATGGGATGGTGTCTCGCGGCGGGTAGTAGACTTTGAAATTCTGCCGGTTTCGATTTTGGGTCGCCCCCGTGTGGATGTAACCCTACGAATTTCTGGGTTTTTCCGCGATGCTTTTGCCAACTTGATTGATTTATTCGATCAAGCTGTGGTAGCGGTAGCAGCATTAGATGAACCACTAGAGCAAAATCCCTTGGCAGCGCAAGTAAGGTGCGAAACTCAGTTTTGGCAAACAGCGGGGTTGACACCACAACAAGCAGAAGCGCGATCGCGTTATCGAATCTTTGGTTCTAAACCCGGAGCTTATGGTGCTGGACTCCAAGGCTTAATCGAGGCGCAAAACTGGACGGATGACCAAGACTTAGCCCGTGCTTACATTAACTGGAGTTGTTACGCCTATTCTCGTTCGGATGAAGGACGTGCCGCCCCCGAAGCGTTTGAGCAGCGTTTACAGCAGATCCAAGTAGTGCTGCACAATCAGGATAACCGCGAACATGACTTGCTAGATTCTGATGACTATTACCAATTTCAGGGCGGCTTAACGGCAGCGGTACGCTCAGTGCGGGGGCAGAATCCACAAACCTTTTTTGGTGACAATTCTCTGCCCTCAAATCCTCGCATTCGCCAGCTAAAAGAAGAAATAGCGCGAGTATATCGTTCGCGCGTTGTTAATCCCAAGTGGATTGCTGGGGTGATGCGCCACGGTTACAAGGGGGCATTTGAAATGGCAGCAACCGTAGACTATCTGTTTGCCTACGATGCCACTGCTAAGTGTGTGGAAGATCATATGTACCAGGGAGTGGCAGCGGCATACTTATTCGATTCAACTGTGCAGAAGTTCATGCAAGAAAAGAATCCCTGGGCTTTACGTGATATGGCAGAACGGTTATTAGAAGCGCATCAACGCGGTCTATGGCAAGATGTTAAGCAGGAAATGATTGATAGGTTGCGATCGCTTGTTCACCAAGCTGAGGCAGTAATCGAGGAAAGATGA
- a CDS encoding photosystem I assembly protein Ycf3, whose amino-acid sequence MPRAQKNDNFIDKSFTVMADIILKIMPANKKAKEAFVYYRDGMSAQADGEYAEALDNYNQALELEEDSYDRSYILYNMGLIHASNGELERALEYYEQALECNHCLPQALNNIAVIYHYQGEQAKEAGDIDAAKNLFDKAADYWRRAIQFDPNNYLEAQNWLKTTGRLPRNF is encoded by the coding sequence ATGCCAAGAGCACAGAAAAACGACAATTTTATTGACAAATCCTTTACAGTCATGGCGGATATTATCCTCAAGATTATGCCCGCCAATAAAAAAGCCAAAGAAGCTTTTGTCTATTACCGTGATGGCATGTCGGCTCAAGCAGATGGAGAATACGCCGAAGCTTTGGATAATTACAATCAAGCCCTAGAGTTAGAAGAAGACTCCTACGACCGCAGCTACATCCTCTACAACATGGGACTAATCCATGCCAGTAATGGCGAGCTTGAAAGAGCGTTGGAGTATTATGAACAAGCACTGGAATGCAACCACTGCCTGCCTCAAGCGCTAAACAATATTGCAGTAATTTACCACTACCAGGGGGAACAAGCGAAGGAAGCAGGGGACATCGACGCAGCTAAGAATTTGTTTGACAAAGCAGCTGACTATTGGAGACGTGCCATTCAATTCGATCCTAACAACTATCTAGAAGCTCAAAACTGGCTCAAAACCACGGGGCGATTGCCCAGGAATTTTTAG
- a CDS encoding restriction endonuclease subunit S, which translates to MLSARNIENGRIIFDEYRFIERTAFETEDARTRVRPGDVLLTIVGAIGRAATVPENIKPFTLQRSVAVLCPIGITPDFLMYQLHSPQVQKKLIREAKGTAQKGVYLKTLGKLELLIPPINEQHSIVAKIEALKARSQQVKEALEAIPPLLDQFRQSVLAAAFRGDLTANWREKNPDIEPASVLLERICAERRRRWEEAELERMKANGKVPTDNKWKSKYKQPESVDALELPKLPNGWCWAFVESLSTKVVDGVHKKPNYTEAGIPFVTIKNLTAGSGISFDEINYISLEDHEEFFKRANPECGDILITKDGTLGVVRVVRTDIIFSIFVSVALVKPVTYKMSDYLELAFSCPQMREQMLGTGIGLMHIHLKDLRRYAVPVAPLEEQQEIVRRIQFLFKAADKIEQQYREVKANLELLDQSILAKAFRGKLVPQDPNDEPASVLLERIRAERAKREAEAKAAKKSTGKTTGRRSRKAQQQSESTQLELPGLE; encoded by the coding sequence ATGCTTAGTGCTCGGAACATTGAAAACGGACGCATTATTTTTGATGAGTATAGATTCATTGAACGAACTGCGTTTGAGACAGAGGACGCTAGAACACGGGTACGTCCTGGCGATGTATTACTAACTATTGTCGGCGCAATTGGCAGGGCTGCAACTGTACCAGAAAACATTAAACCCTTCACGCTTCAGAGGAGTGTAGCTGTTCTCTGTCCTATTGGTATAACCCCTGATTTCCTCATGTATCAACTGCACTCTCCACAAGTGCAGAAAAAACTGATTCGGGAAGCGAAAGGCACAGCACAAAAGGGAGTTTATCTAAAGACATTGGGTAAGCTGGAACTGCTCATTCCACCTATTAACGAGCAACACAGCATTGTTGCCAAAATTGAAGCGCTGAAGGCTCGGAGTCAGCAGGTGAAGGAGGCGCTTGAGGCAATTCCTCCTCTCCTAGACCAGTTCCGTCAATCAGTTCTCGCCGCCGCCTTTCGTGGGGATTTAACTGCTAATTGGCGAGAGAAAAACCCAGACATCGAACCTGCATCAGTTTTGCTAGAGCGTATTTGTGCAGAACGTCGCCGCCGTTGGGAAGAAGCCGAACTGGAGAGGATGAAGGCTAATGGCAAAGTACCTACGGATAATAAATGGAAGTCGAAATACAAGCAACCTGAGTCAGTTGACGCTCTTGAATTACCTAAATTACCTAATGGGTGGTGCTGGGCATTCGTAGAGTCGCTCTCTACAAAAGTTGTGGATGGAGTTCATAAGAAACCAAACTATACTGAGGCTGGTATACCATTTGTAACCATAAAGAACTTAACTGCTGGTTCTGGCATAAGTTTCGATGAAATCAATTATATTTCGCTAGAAGATCATGAGGAGTTTTTCAAACGCGCGAACCCTGAATGCGGTGACATCCTGATAACAAAAGATGGGACTCTAGGTGTCGTAAGAGTTGTTCGCACAGATATTATATTCAGTATTTTTGTTTCGGTAGCTTTAGTGAAGCCTGTTACCTACAAAATGAGTGATTATCTTGAGTTAGCCTTCTCCTGTCCACAAATGCGCGAGCAAATGTTGGGCACAGGAATAGGACTGATGCACATTCACCTAAAAGACTTACGACGCTATGCCGTTCCAGTTGCTCCTCTAGAAGAACAGCAAGAAATCGTCCGTAGAATTCAATTCTTATTCAAAGCTGCTGACAAAATCGAACAACAATACCGAGAAGTTAAAGCCAACCTTGAATTACTGGATCAATCCATCCTCGCCAAAGCCTTTCGCGGCAAACTGGTTCCCCAAGATCCCAACGACGAGCCTGCATCTGTCCTGCTAGAACGCATTCGCGCAGAACGAGCAAAACGAGAAGCCGAAGCTAAAGCCGCCAAGAAATCGACAGGCAAGACAACTGGACGACGCAGCAGGAAAGCACAACAGCAATCAGAGTCAACTCAATTGGAGTTACCAGGATTGGAATAG
- a CDS encoding nucleotidyltransferase family protein: MRTLEEIKQLLQQSKSVLRENYKVTELGIFGSYVRGEQNEASDIEVLIDYEKAPTLFKLVELRNYLNELTGMKVDVVTKKGLKPRIRERVLSEVVYL, translated from the coding sequence ATGAGAACTCTAGAAGAGATTAAGCAACTGCTCCAGCAAAGTAAATCGGTGTTGCGGGAGAACTACAAGGTGACGGAATTAGGCATTTTTGGTTCTTATGTTCGGGGGGAGCAAAATGAAGCAAGTGATATTGAGGTCTTGATCGACTACGAAAAGGCTCCGACTCTGTTTAAGTTAGTAGAGCTTCGTAACTACTTAAACGAACTGACAGGAATGAAGGTAGATGTAGTGACTAAAAAGGGTTTAAAGCCAAGAATTCGAGAACGGGTATTGTCAGAAGTCGTTTATTTATGA
- a CDS encoding transposase codes for MYGCQQVLLHPNNELKSVLEFICQQANSLTNCGIYYARQLYFKTQKLIGKYDLEAEYKTNKHFKALYSQASQQILRSVAESFESFKKLRQAFNRGEIADKPRPPKYRKPGGFALVSYPKQALRLVDNQIRIPIGRQVKCWFGLDCFFVPMPSNLKFADIKELRILPRNRCFYVEFVYKTDVIKVDVDPNNALGIDPGLSNWLTCVSNVGTSFIVDGRHLKSLNRWYNKQISTLKENKPQGFWSNRLAAITEKRNRQMRDAINKAAKLVINHCFENRIGTIAFGWNQGQRQQINLGKSNQSFVQIPTARLKERISQLCEQYGIRFVETEEANTSAASFLDGDSLPKYGEKPQNWKSSGKRVQRGLFRTALNWYVNADCNGAANIIRKVAVTLGLDLSRIGRALLTAPHRIKLWSAKLIKRSDVVSTRHVASV; via the coding sequence TTGTACGGTTGTCAGCAAGTTTTATTGCATCCAAATAACGAACTCAAATCAGTCTTAGAATTTATCTGTCAACAAGCTAACAGCTTAACTAACTGCGGTATATATTATGCTCGGCAGTTATATTTTAAGACACAAAAGTTAATTGGCAAGTACGATCTGGAAGCAGAGTATAAAACTAACAAGCATTTTAAGGCTTTGTACTCGCAAGCTTCCCAACAAATACTCAGGTCTGTTGCTGAATCATTCGAGTCCTTTAAAAAGCTAAGACAAGCATTTAACCGAGGGGAAATTGCGGATAAGCCTAGACCACCTAAATACAGGAAACCTGGGGGATTTGCACTCGTCTCTTATCCCAAGCAAGCGTTAAGATTGGTAGACAATCAAATCCGTATCCCAATAGGAAGACAAGTCAAGTGCTGGTTTGGATTGGATTGCTTTTTTGTACCTATGCCATCTAATCTAAAGTTTGCAGATATAAAGGAACTGCGGATACTGCCAAGAAATCGCTGTTTTTATGTCGAATTTGTTTACAAAACTGATGTTATTAAAGTGGATGTAGACCCAAATAATGCACTTGGAATTGACCCGGGACTTAGTAATTGGCTAACTTGTGTTTCTAACGTTGGCACTAGCTTTATTGTTGATGGCAGACACTTAAAGTCTCTTAATCGTTGGTACAACAAACAAATTTCAACACTCAAAGAAAACAAACCTCAAGGCTTTTGGTCTAATCGGTTGGCTGCTATTACTGAAAAGCGCAATCGACAAATGCGAGATGCAATAAATAAAGCAGCAAAATTAGTCATCAACCACTGTTTTGAAAATCGAATCGGGACAATAGCATTTGGCTGGAACCAGGGGCAAAGACAACAGATAAATTTGGGTAAAAGCAACCAATCTTTTGTGCAAATACCTACAGCAAGACTTAAAGAAAGAATCAGTCAGTTATGCGAACAATATGGAATTAGATTTGTAGAAACAGAGGAAGCGAACACTTCTGCTGCTTCGTTTTTAGATGGTGATTCTCTCCCCAAGTATGGTGAAAAACCCCAGAATTGGAAATCATCAGGAAAACGAGTTCAGCGCGGATTGTTTCGGACAGCCTTAAATTGGTACGTCAATGCAGACTGCAACGGCGCTGCCAATATCATTCGCAAAGTAGCGGTAACACTTGGGTTAGACCTAAGTAGAATCGGTAGGGCGTTATTGACTGCGCCCCACAGAATAAAACTGTGGTCAGCTAAATTGATAAAGCGAAGTGACGTGGTTTCAACCCGTCACGTAGCATCAGTTTAG
- a CDS encoding IS110 family transposase, translating into METAVLGIDVGKSKVHVCLLLPNGKSKPKALGNNLEGYQELLNWLSRQGITKVHACMEATGSYGSALARYFYEQEQTVSLVNPSRVKGFAISEMTRTKTDKVDAGVIARFCAALHPPSWSPPAAEIEQLQAIMRRLESLNQMLQQEKNRLDVTDNPDVQASISSHIQFLENELGKTRQLIHTHFKQHTNLRAQRDLLTSIPGVGEQTAASILAEIGSVTTFESARQLAAYSGLTPRERTSGTSVRGKTSLSRIGNSRLRKALFMPALTAAQCNPILHDLWERLLRRGKTKMVAVGAVMRKLLHLAFGVLKSGKPFDPDYGKPLATVAA; encoded by the coding sequence ATGGAAACAGCGGTTTTAGGGATTGATGTTGGTAAGAGTAAAGTGCATGTTTGTTTACTCCTACCAAACGGCAAGAGTAAACCAAAAGCATTAGGGAACAATCTAGAGGGGTATCAAGAACTTTTAAATTGGCTATCAAGACAAGGAATCACTAAAGTGCACGCTTGTATGGAGGCTACAGGGAGTTATGGCAGCGCCTTAGCACGATACTTCTACGAGCAGGAACAAACGGTGAGTCTAGTCAATCCCAGCCGAGTAAAGGGATTTGCTATCAGTGAAATGACGCGAACCAAAACAGACAAGGTAGATGCTGGAGTCATTGCTCGGTTTTGCGCCGCACTGCATCCGCCTAGCTGGAGTCCACCTGCTGCTGAGATTGAGCAACTACAGGCAATCATGCGGCGACTCGAATCGCTCAATCAAATGCTACAACAGGAGAAGAACCGTTTAGATGTCACTGATAACCCAGATGTACAAGCGTCGATTTCAAGCCACATTCAGTTTTTAGAGAACGAGCTCGGCAAGACACGGCAATTGATTCATACTCACTTCAAGCAGCATACAAACTTGAGAGCCCAACGCGATTTGCTCACTTCAATTCCAGGTGTGGGAGAGCAAACCGCTGCCAGCATCTTGGCAGAAATTGGTAGTGTGACTACCTTTGAAAGCGCCCGTCAATTGGCTGCCTATAGTGGGCTGACACCGCGTGAGCGCACAAGTGGCACTTCTGTAAGAGGCAAGACAAGTCTTTCGCGCATCGGTAACTCTAGACTTCGCAAGGCTTTGTTCATGCCTGCTTTAACAGCTGCTCAATGTAATCCGATTTTACATGACCTCTGGGAACGCCTGTTGAGACGTGGCAAGACCAAAATGGTTGCAGTAGGAGCCGTGATGCGAAAATTACTACATTTAGCATTTGGAGTCCTCAAGTCAGGAAAACCTTTCGACCCTGATTACGGTAAGCCACTTGCAACTGTTGCTGCTTGA